The stretch of DNA GTCGCTGTAGACGTGCTCCTCAGCCACGTCCTCGTTCGGTGCGTCGACCTCGACCTCGAAGTCCTGAGGCCCGTCGCGGGCCGGGAAGTGACCGCGAACAGTGTACGTGCTCATATCCTCCGGTGGGTGCAGGACAGGGAAGTATCTTCCCCTTCCGTGTCTCGTCGGGCCGTCAGTCAGTG from Haloarcula litorea encodes:
- the rpl18a gene encoding 50S ribosomal protein L18Ae, with product MSTYTVRGHFPARDGPQDFEVEVDAPNEDVAEEHVYSDFGSHHNLKRTQITIEEVAA